From Passer domesticus isolate bPasDom1 chromosome 5, bPasDom1.hap1, whole genome shotgun sequence, the proteins below share one genomic window:
- the FGF23 gene encoding fibroblast growth factor 23 translates to MERQAIPQGIPCSSLLLLLCSLKASLAFPNSSPLLSPSWGNGDRLMHLYTDTERSSFHLQINTDGYIDGAPHQTIYSALMIKSEDAGLVIITGVKSGRYLCMDMKGNIFGSHYFSQEDCVFNHRTLENGYDVYQSPKHHFLVSLGRVKQVFSPGMNPPPYSQFLSRKNEIPLFRFNTPEPHRHTRSADVDPVDPHQILVPQRKTPVFGSLHQQPADFPHMPREPMRINQNDVVNPDDPHAMMEARRYPSPRFYITR, encoded by the exons ATGGAGCGGCAAGCCATTCCCCAGGGcattccctgcagctccctgctcctgctacTCTGCAGCCTGAAGGCTTCCCTTGCCTTTCCCAACTCCTCTCCActgctgagccccagctggggCAATGGAGACCGCCTGATGCACCTCTACACCGACACTGAGAGGAGCAGCTTCCACCTCCAAATCAACACTGATGGCTACATCGACGGCGCTCCTCACCAAACCATCTACA GTGCCCTCATGATCAAGTCTGAGGATGCTGGCTTAGTAATAATCACAGGTGTGAAGAGTGGACGCTACCTGTGTATGGACATGAAAGGAAACATATTTGGCTCG caTTACTTCAGCCAAGAGGACTGTGTGTTCAACCACAGGACGCTGGAAAATGGGTACGATGTGTACCAATCCCCCAAACACCACTTCTTGGTGAGCTTAGGCAGAGTTAAACAAGTCTTCTCCCCTGGTATGAATCCACCACCATACTCCCAGTTTTTGTCCAGGAAGAATGAGATCCCTCTGTTCCGATTCAACACCCCCGAGCCCCACAGACACACCAGGAGCGCAGATGTTGATCCCGTAGATCCTCACCAGATCCTGGTCCCACAAAGGAAGACGCCGGTGTTTGGCTCCCTGCATCAGCAGCCAGCAGACTTTCCCCACATGCCCAGGGAGCCAATGAGGATCAACCAGAATGATGTGGTGAACCCTGATGATCCCCATGCTATGATGGAGGCCAGGAGGTACCCAAGCCCCCGCTTCTATATCACGAGATAA